GATTGAATTATCTTGGACAGGAAACCATAGGTGAGCTTCACCGACGAGCCTGTGAGATTTTTCATCTCAACTTGGAGCAAGTAATTTCAGATGCAAGATTATttccttttctgttttttgttttcctcaaatttctcttttcatttcaaGTTATTTACTGTTTCTGTTTCCTTATATTTTCAGGTTTGTATTTGGGACTATTACGGTCATCGGAAGCATGCTTTGATGAATGACATGGATAAAACTCTTGATGATGCCAACATACAGATGGATCAGGATGTGGGTCTTTTTTGTTGCAACACTTATTATGATTAGTGTGTCTGTTATAAAGAAACCAGTTCAGCGTCTGAAATTGGATTCTGCATCTTATGCTTCTGCACGTTGTACAACTGTAAAATGGATAGAAGTTTGAGTAAAAaagtttcataattttattaatatgttaCTTGATTAAGATTTCTGTCAACTATgctaaaagcaacaagaaattatttcaaaatcaatGATTCTCCTGCATGTTACCATCCTTTAATATGAAGGGTTTGCTGTTTGTGTCCTTTCCTGCTGTGGTATTTGTCTACAGCCTAAGGTGGATAGCCTCTTTGATATGTTTTCTTGGTGACCACAGAATAATAACTATTATCTACTTCATATATGCGTATCCACATTCCACCCTTTTGGTTATCATCTATTTCCTTCGGCAATATCTGTCTCAGTGACGTACAAAATTATgtgtgtattttatttattaaaaaaagcgCCTTTTAACTCGACTGGTAAAAACATTTTCTTCTCTTTATATCCATGCACAAATAATATGTATGCTCACATTTCTTAGGGACATGAATATGCAGATACATATTGGATAGAgctgagaaaaaaaaacattttggaAGTACAGAAATGGATGTGCATTTAgggatttttcttgttttagcaTTAGTTATCAATCAATTTTTGTTCTAACCTATTATTTTCTTGTCATCAATTTAAACAGATTCTGGTCGAGGTTCTTAACAATGTTAATGATACTGTAGTCACCGATGGTACAAGTATTATAGACAACGGATTTGCAGATAAGGAAGCCACTTCTGTTCTTCTAGAGCCGTCTAAATCAAGCTTATCGATTGCAGGAGGTCTGTCTGCAAACAAGATTGCATCCAAAGGCTATAGTGCAGAGCAATTGCAAAATCAAACCTTGGGTTATCCTAGTAAAGAATCGGATAACAATTTTGGGAACAGTGGTGTTAGTACTAGGGGCACTTTTGGTGGTTTAACTGGGCTGTTGAATCTTGGGAATACTTGCTTCATGAATAGTGCAATACAGTGCCTTGTTCATACACCAGAGTTTGCTAGATACTTTCGGGAAGACTATCATCAGGAGATAAATTGGCAAAACCCTTTGGGCATGGTTGTAAGTTTCTAACCCTCAAAAATAGATGTGGTTTTGAACTATCCTTTCATAGTCATGATTCCTTGGAGAAGTTCTCACTTGTGAATAGTGTAATACAGTGTTTTCCCCCTtcctttaatcttttttttttttttgtgcattATTAGGTCTAGTGGTACTTGTTTGTGTAAAAGGTATATGCATCAAGCAAATTTTATATGTGGATCTTCACTTTCAAGCACACTGCTAGCTTCTAACTAAAACTTAACATGTCAAGAATTGGTGTTTTAAAACACTTGAAAAGAACTATGTTTTCTTCGTTCTTGTTACTTGTATGGATGAGACAAGAGAACATTCTTGCGGAAAGAACTTGTTGGTGCCGTACATTTTTGATGATGAGTTTACATGTAATCATCTACATAGATTCTGCATGATCTATGGTTAATATAGTTAAATGCACACGCACTCTTTTCAGAGCCTCTATGCACATTATTAGATTGTGAGCATGTAGGGCCAAGTGCATTGTCTAGATCATAGATGTTTTTGAGTATGACACTTGTGTGTCAATGCCATAACCTATCTATAGCCCATTATTAGTAGGTGTATAGCATGCATATTTTGGTAATGTTCGTAGGTTGCTGTAACCCAATTTTCTAGCTAACATTTTTCTTATGAGGACTGTTCTTGTTCTAGATTGGATCCAATTCAGTCAAGGGCATAAGTTACAAGAATGTGTAAAAAGAGTTTGTGCTTAAGAAAGCAAGGCTCTAATttctaaaatggaaaaagaaaaggatgtAAACACACATATAAATACTAGTTCAAGATGTTTGTGTGTGTTTGTACTTGTTAtatctaataaatttaaaatcaaatgcCCATTGAATTTTCTACTGTATAATGTATTATAAAGGTCTGGGATTATCCTAAGTCATTATTGGTCTCTAGCTCTAGCTTTCCTTCAATTTGCATATCCTCTATATGGGTATTCTTTAGTGTCCTTTTTGTAGTTTGATTGTGAAGTTCTTGGAACCACTCTTTGTTTGCTATTGAGGggttctttctccttttgaaaaGGGTACTCCCTGAAATCTAGGGCATGCTCCTCTCTAAGGATTGCGTCACTTCTACTGATTATTTGAGCTTACCATGCTTTTTTCCATGTGGTTTATTCTAAAGTGGTTATTGCAGGTCGTTATGATCACTTTGTGCTGAAATGAACATGGCACATATTTGTAGGCATCTAACCTAACTGCTAAAAACATTTTGTCCGGTATACTGATTACAGAGATAGTATGTAGTAGCTATTTGAAGTGTAATGTTCTAAGATTAAATATGATCGAATGCCTGCTTTATGAACTCGTTATGGGCCCCCAAAAGAAGGTTGACTGTGTTATTTTATGGAATTGTCCTTTTGTATTATTCCTCTCTTTATCACACAcgatagaaaataatatttagttaGAATTTCGGAATATAGGTGCATTCTCATTTTGCTGATATGTCTCAACTTTGATGTTAGTGGGCTATTTGTTATTCGAATCTTGTGCATTTTTTTGAGAGTTGAGTTCGGTTGTATAACTAATATGTTAAGCTGATCTCTTATTGTGTAGGGTGAACTTGCTCTAGCATTTGGTGAGTTGCTAAGAAAGCTGTGGGCACCTGGGCGAACTCCAGTTGCCCCTCGGCCTTTTAAAGCAAAGCTTGCCCGCTTTGCCCCACAATTTAGTGGATACAATCAACATGACTCTCaggtttgtaattaatattaaagtcTTGCTATTCCTTGCTTTGCGTATAGTTCTACAGgcttattcatttaaaattatttttccccAGGAGCTTTTAGCATTTCTGCTTGATGGTCTTCATGAAGATCTGAACCGTGTCAAACACAAACCTTATGTAAACTCTAGAGATGCAGATGGCCGCCCAGATGAAGAAGTTGCTGATGAGTATTGGGCAAATCATATTGCTCGTAATGATTCGATAATTGTTGATGTGTGCCAGGTAAGAACATGTCTTCTACATTTTAATGGTGATACGCCTAACAGTTGCGGTGGTGTCTTGCATGTTAATGGTAAATCTCATAACATGGATGTTTATCTGGAGATTTAAGACTGCACTTTCTTTAGTATTTACCGTAGCTTCGTCCTCGAAGAGGATATATGATGATGCAAGATATAATTTGTTTTGATGATGTTTTGAACTCTACTTTTAATCTCTGTTGAGAATGTTTGGTTGTAAAGTTTTTGATGCACTTAACTCATTGGATACCAAGTTTCATTAACGTAGAAGAATTGGAGATTTGCCCCTATGATGACCAATTtacttcaagaattttaaaatgaaacatgtGAATAGTTTATGTTAGTGAGCCTTATTATTTCTCTAAAAGTTTTTGaataactttatcatttcttgATAGATGTAAGAGTTAAGGACCTTCCAATACCCCCCACCCCCATGACCCaatcaacaacaacaagaaaTGGGAAGAATTTCGTTTTTGTGATTGTGTACTTTCAAAGTGCTGAAATTTAGTTCTTGCATGCTGTTTCCTAAGCTTTGAAGAAATGGAATTATAAAACCATACCTTCTAGAATTGCTTTTTCTTGAATGCTTAATTATCTGTTCCTTTTATGCCATTATGCCAATTAAAAAATTGTCtatcttttttcttgtttttttctttgtctggtatcaaattatttaatagtttatatggtTCATGACTTCATTTATAGGATATATAATTTCCATAGGACTGGTGAACTGTAACTTTGAAATCATTTATAAGAACTCTTATCAAGGTTGCACTTATTGGAAGTATtctgatttcaaatttatccatgtAATGTTTTACATGCATTTCAAAGCTGTGATAATAAAGAATGgtgcaaattaaaaaaatatacttgAGTTGATGTCCAATAGCTGGGTGATTAGGGTGTGAGGTCTGTTTTTAGGGCAACTTGACGGCAAAGCAGGTAGAGAAATTCCCTGAATAATTAgggtttgaattgatttgaagCTAAGTACAGAAATCTAGGATCTAGATAGCCACTTAGGTTGCCTTTGGATGTTTCACTCTTAAGAATgatctcatttccaattaggacttcaaatttttaaaatgcaatTACCTGGTTTGACTTAGGAAAAATAGTAGATGTTACATTGGGTACAAGTATTATTTTTTCAACATGTCTTAGGGTGCCTTTGGATTCACCATACCGTCAATGAAGTAGAGTTTAACACaaacaatttacttaatttcaaacGCCCTGAAGTTTTTGTTTGGATGTATGCTTATTTTCCGCTGATCCCTGATTTTTAATTGGAGGGGAAGAGGTCCAGTTGATAACTGAACCTCCGGTGGGACTcttgaaattattgttttaacgttcaatttattttattttattttctaactttgaaccattttaatttcatttgtctttttaaacatatcataaattaattgtgtttaatttttttcctctagttaatttattttaaattcttttatttaaaagtttaaggtttatttaaaataataaatagatttatgatataattagttgattaattaaaatatttaaataaaatattttataatttaaattgttaaaaatatataaaaataatgtaatgaTACATCTTTTGAGTAATGTCCTTAATTGTCATTTTCTATTCTCatctcaccgccaccgttgCGTTTGaatttaaacacatatcccACTTCAAGTTTTAATCTTACCGTTACAAATAACTAATCTCACAGCCATCGCTGTTTTTAATCCCAGCCCCTACCCAAAGGGAGTCTTAGTATATGAGTTAGCatttaactaatttcaattgGTAATAGTTATCGTTTGGTGAGggctcaaattttaaattttgaaaagtacaatgactaaaaatgaccaaattaaagtataaggactaaatccacaacttttgtaaagtacaaggactaatagcaaatttagcctTTATTTTTTACAGAAGTATCACTCATCcttctaatttcaagtttaagtttgtattaactattttttattttatgtttaactattttaagacatgtattatataaaaaattttctagtaTTATTACATTAGTAACCAAATGAAGCATAAAGCATTTGAAGTGGATGTTTTAAAGGTCTAAAGTACACAGTTGAAGTATGACCCCACGATGTCAAATTTCCCAAATGCTTCATTCTTCAAGCTAATCAACAAAGGGTTATGGTATTATGGCCAAAAAGAAAGGACTGCAAGAGAAAATAACATATTGCTGTGTTCTAACATCCCGATTACATTTCAAGTCTACCATCTGTTTTCATGATTGATGCTACCTTGTTTGTTCTCTATCAagttctgtaacaccccattCCTTATAAGTCACTTTCTCTCCATTTTGTCTGGTGATGTTTCCAGCAAATCTATTTCCTGCTCCCTCTCTCTGTTTCTCTCAAGCATGACCATTCTGTTTAGCTTAATTTCGTGACCGGAAGAGTTTTGCTTTTTGGCTTGACTAAAGCTCAAGTATGGAGGCTATAGAGAAGGATGTCAATGGAGAGGATGATTTGGTGGTTGTATGATGGGCAGTGGGATGAGTCTGCAGTGGTGTGAGTAGTGGCTGCAATGGAGtttggtgtttaggaatttTTCTCTAATACAACCTCATTTTAGATGACTCCGagatgagaaaaataattagaagaAACATACaggaaattatttttcatatctgTGAGCTGAATTTTGAGTTGCTTAATTTAAATGGATGGTAGATATAACTTCTTAATGAAAGTTGCAGAAATCTAGtaaacagaagaaaaagaaattctaGGCTTCATAGTTTTATGTTTTCTACAATTTACTTTTAGAAGTTTATTGCTTCACACAATTACAAGATCCATAGTGCTGGAAAATCCCCAACTAGAAGTTGTCTCGCAATAGAAATACCATGGTGATGCGGACCCCTAGTGCTAATGGTCCAGTATGAACTTCAGTAGAAAAGACTACAATTTTTATACATGTGGATGCAAATTTATCTTCTATAAAATCTTAgggctttttcttttgttttatataattttctgaTAAAGTAACTTTTAATCAATCATAATTGTGGTTCCGTCTGTTATTGCTTTGTTACTGATTTTATGTTACTGTTTAGCAAGAATGGGTTAATATCATAAAAGCtatgtgaattaatttttaaatcaactctataattttttatcttagtCCTATGGTTATCATATGTAAATAGACTAAGCTGAACTTGTAAAAAATGTTATGTCTTATTCATTTTTACTGTCATTATTATGCATCTGATCAATGCCTATTCCATTGTGTAGGGTCAATACAAATCAACACTTGTTTGTCCAGTGTGCAATAAAGTTTCTGTAACATTTGATCCCTTCATGTACCTTTCCTTGCCACTGCAATTCGCCACTACTCGGTCTATGACAATAACAATTTTTACTTGTGATGGAAGTGCTCTACCATCAACATGCACCGTAACTGTTCCGAAGCAGGGGCGTTACAGGGACCTGATCCAAGCAGTTAGCAATGCTTGTTCCTTGAAGCAGACTGAGGAGATTAAGCTTGTTGAGGCATGTTCTGTTAAGCATTCTGATTTCCTGTTCATGGAATTACATGTGTGCTAAAATTTTGCTAAGCTGTGTGAAATTATTTCTTGCAGATACGGAATCATTTGATTCATAGGTTTTTAGATGATTCTTTTGTATCATTGTCCACAATCAAAGATGATGATCATCTTGCTGCATACAAGATTCAAAAGTCTGCAAAGGGCAATGTTTTGCTTCAGTTGATACATCGCCGTCAAGAACAGTATGTAATATTTGGCTACCCTCGTACTTTTCTTTACATAGCAATGTTTGGATGTAAGCATGGCACCAAAAGGTTTACCATTGGCTGCCAGTCGAACTTGAAGTGGTTTTAGTTAGCTATTTTAACTGCTAGATTGGCATCTGAAGCGGTTGACTTCAATGCTATTAAGGTTGTAgtttttttcctatttaaatggttttataatgcttgattatatttgttattttaacagtttagtctctctctctctctctctctatatatatatagatagatagatagatagatagaaaGATTTTAATTCTTGACTAATTTCATGATGGTAAGCCGTTGCTGCTTTAATATTCTTGCTTCGAAGCTAAGAGAGTTCCTTGGCATCGAGTTGTTTCTAATGCAATACTACATTATTGTTGTATTGTTGTACAGGGAAACTAGTGATGCTCAAAGATGGAAACCTTTTGGAACTCCTCTTGTTTCATCTCTCTCGTGTGATGATGTAATTAGAAGTGGTGTTATTCAGACAATTGTTCAGACAATGCTTACACCGCTGCTGAAAGAGGGTATAGAATATTCTGATGATTCAGATCCAAGCACCTCGGGGATGGCAAGGGATCCATCTGATCATGGTTCTGGTAAAGTGGATACTAACTGTGCATCAACTTCTATAAATAAGGTCTTACCAAAACTACCACTTCAGTTGGTCGATGAAAGTAAGACATGTATTGACCTGTCTGCGGGAGACGAGAAAGCTATTAATCTGTCAGCTATGTCACATGTAGTTGTGTATCTTGATTGGAAATCAAAGCTTTTGGAGAAGTACAATATAAATTATCTTGAAAACTTGCCCGAGGTCTTTAAATATGGGCCTATTACCAAGAAAGCTCGTACTGAACCTCTTTCTTTGTATACTTGCCTGGAGGCCTTTTTACGAGAGGAGCCATTGGTTCCAGAAGATATGTGGTTAGTTATTCTCTCTTTCTTGTACTGAAGTGTTTCTTCTCATTGTTTATATACATGAATATTTTGTGAACCATTGGTGTGTTGTGCTTTTTCATAATCCTTTGGTAGGTGGTATTCCTGCCTACAATAAATATGTCAACCATTGGTGTGTTGTCTTTATCCCTAATAATTTGTTCGGATGGGCTCATGAGTGGCTATAGGCActagttaaatattatttaaccattttaggAAAGTCTTTGCAATGTCTGCAAAGCATGAGCCTGGGTTTGCCTGCGCCTTGCCCCTTAGCACTAGACTGTAAAGCGCCGCAGACCCTTTTGGGCAAGGCTCATTTGATCATGTGCACACCTGGTAAACCTAGGTATGCTTTTTTGagcaataacataaataaaatctgCCTGATGAAgttctctttaatttctttctattttccaCTTTTTTCATTGGACATCACTTTACTAGTAAAAAAGGGATAGCTGATGCTCTATGcttcttaatattttagtattcAACAACAAACATGGACCATAAGGAAATTATTCACTAATGAAAAAACTGCATGTTTTGTAGGTAAACTAGTCCACGTTTTAGAGTGTATCATATTTCTTAAgcttatatgtatatgaagttCTAGTGCCTTGACAACATTGGTCTTTGCACATAATTTATTACTTTCACCAAATTCAAGAAGGGGAAAAAAGTAATTTCTAATTTCTTATCTTAGATATCATCTTACCAGTGCCATGTCATGAGTTAGCATTTTTCTTAAGtttaaacaatagaaaaaaaaagtacctaaagcaaaaacaaaaccTTTGTCCATCCTCAGTCTATCTTTTGAAGACCATCTTTGCTATTTTGGAGCCGCACTTGTGAAGATTAAAGAATGTCCCCTTCAACCAGAAGATAATTGTTgtcttattttggttttaacctAGTAGTCTGTTGCGATCTCCATAAATTTAGTGGAAGACCTTTGTGAATTTGCAAAAGGAATGGCTAGATACAGTCGAAGCCAGGAATTTGTGTTAGGAGGGGcaggataaaattataattttttttaaggggTCTAAGCCAAAAACTCTGTTAAAAGGGCTTAAGTTGAATTACTAATTTTTGTGAGGGCCCAAAATACAATGCTCCATTTTAACAAAAGGGGCAGGGCCCCTTCTTGACCCCCTTTGGATCCACCATTAACTAGACATTATAGGGAGCAGATGTCTATTAttgttttgtgtttttataactACTTCTTGTTCTCAACTCTGAAGGCTTTGGAATGTTTTCAGGTTGCTAGATTCATACTCTCTGTTTGGTAACTGTTACACCATAGTTTGAATGGCTCGAGCAAATATTTGCTGTTTGCTTGacagttttaacaatctttagTGCTAAGTTGTACTTAAGGAAAAACTTGGGTTCCATTCCTCCAATATTTTGAATTACCAGTGTTATTTGATGTAGGTACTGCCCTCAATGCAAGGAACAACGACAAGCGAGTAAAAAGCTTGACCTGTGGAGGCTTCCTGAGGTTCTAGTTATTCATCTAAAAAGATTCTCATATAGCCGGTCAATGAAGCATAAAGTAGAAACTTTTGTCAACTTTCCTATTCATGATTTTGACTTAACAAATTATGTAGCTGACAAGAGGAGTTCCCGTTCTCAGCTCTACGAACTCTACGCCTTGACCAACCATTATGGTGGCATGGGCAGTGGCCACTACACCGCGCACATCAAAGTAAGTTAGAAGCATCTATATCCTTACTGAAATGGAAGTGTGCATTATTTGCTTTTCTCTTCGGGGGCTGGGGACTTGGACAGAGATGCTGcatccatttcatttttttatgacTTTTCAGTCAAGACCATTTATTTTTCTGCTCTTTTGGTCTGGCTCTTAGCTTTCATCACATTTGAATCCTCTTAATTAGAGTTTAGATTTATATTGAGACACAAATCTATGTTATTTAGACTGAGAGTGTCATATAAGATACGTGTCCAGTTCAGGCATATTCAAtattttctgggtttttttttttcatgtattgAAATTTTCCTTGTAACCATGTCCAAATGTGCATCGAACATGAATGTCTAATACAGGTAGTTACATAAATTGGCTTCAATCGTTGTCGATGCACATGTATCTCATCATACTGTTTTATGCTGATTTTGTTGTTTGCAGCTTCTAGATGAGAATAAGTGGTACAACTTTGATGACAGCCATATATCACCTATAAATGAAGAAGATGTAAAGTCAGCTGCTGCATATGTCCTGTTTTATCGAAGGGCAAAGTCCGATACCTCAGGTACCAGTTCTGCAGGGTCTCGTAGAGCTCGGGATAAAACATCT
This genomic window from Gossypium raimondii isolate GPD5lz chromosome 10, ASM2569854v1, whole genome shotgun sequence contains:
- the LOC105777168 gene encoding ubiquitin carboxyl-terminal hydrolase 5 isoform X2 codes for the protein MTEVETASAAATGIAMATEKAAKELSPEEERVLIRDIALTAEANTKEGDSFFLITQKWWQHWIDYVNQDQQPNNSNNNEGSSSVSGNSDSNGVGNSKRPSGIDNSDLISDGPAEDANSDDGVEIHDTLLEGRDYVLLPQQVWNLLYSWYGGGPALSRKVINSGLSQTEFAVEVYPLRLQLLVTPKGDRSTIRISKKETIGELHRRACEIFHLNLEQVCIWDYYGHRKHALMNDMDKTLDDANIQMDQDILVEVLNNVNDTVVTDGTSIIDNGFADKEATSVLLEPSKSSLSIAGGLSANKIASKGYSAEQLQNQTLGYPSKESDNNFGNSGVSTRGTFGGLTGLLNLGNTCFMNSAIQCLVHTPEFARYFREDYHQEINWQNPLGMVGELALAFGELLRKLWAPGRTPVAPRPFKAKLARFAPQFSGYNQHDSQELLAFLLDGLHEDLNRVKHKPYVNSRDADGRPDEEVADEYWANHIARNDSIIVDVCQGQYKSTLVCPVCNKVSVTFDPFMYLSLPLQFATTRSMTITIFTCDGSALPSTCTVTVPKQGRYRDLIQAVSNACSLKQTEEIKLVEIRNHLIHRFLDDSFVSLSTIKDDDHLAAYKIQKSAKGNVLLQLIHRRQEQETSDAQRWKPFGTPLVSSLSCDDVIRSGVIQTIVQTMLTPLLKEGIEYSDDSDPSTSGMARDPSDHGSGKVDTNCASTSINKVLPKLPLQLVDESKTCIDLSAGDEKAINLSAMSHVVVYLDWKSKLLEKYNINYLENLPEVFKYGPITKKARTEPLSLYTCLEAFLREEPLVPEDMWYCPQCKEQRQASKKLDLWRLPEVLVIHLKRFSYSRSMKHKVETFVNFPIHDFDLTNYVADKRSSRSQLYELYALTNHYGGMGSGHYTAHIKLLDENKWYNFDDSHISPINEEDVKSAAAYVLFYRRAKSDTSGTSSAGSRRARDKTSYKH
- the LOC105777168 gene encoding ubiquitin carboxyl-terminal hydrolase 5 isoform X1, yielding MTEVETASAAATGIAMATEKAAKELSPEEERVLIRDIALTAEANTKEGDSFFLITQKWWQHWIDYVNQDQQPNNSNNNEGSSSVSGNSDSNGVGNSKRPSGIDNSDLISDGPAEDANSDDGVEIHDTLLEGRDYVLLPQQVWNLLYSWYGGGPALSRKVINSGLSQTEFAVEVYPLRLQLLVTPKGDRSTIRISKKETIGELHRRACEIFHLNLEQVISDVCIWDYYGHRKHALMNDMDKTLDDANIQMDQDILVEVLNNVNDTVVTDGTSIIDNGFADKEATSVLLEPSKSSLSIAGGLSANKIASKGYSAEQLQNQTLGYPSKESDNNFGNSGVSTRGTFGGLTGLLNLGNTCFMNSAIQCLVHTPEFARYFREDYHQEINWQNPLGMVGELALAFGELLRKLWAPGRTPVAPRPFKAKLARFAPQFSGYNQHDSQELLAFLLDGLHEDLNRVKHKPYVNSRDADGRPDEEVADEYWANHIARNDSIIVDVCQGQYKSTLVCPVCNKVSVTFDPFMYLSLPLQFATTRSMTITIFTCDGSALPSTCTVTVPKQGRYRDLIQAVSNACSLKQTEEIKLVEIRNHLIHRFLDDSFVSLSTIKDDDHLAAYKIQKSAKGNVLLQLIHRRQEQETSDAQRWKPFGTPLVSSLSCDDVIRSGVIQTIVQTMLTPLLKEGIEYSDDSDPSTSGMARDPSDHGSGKVDTNCASTSINKVLPKLPLQLVDESKTCIDLSAGDEKAINLSAMSHVVVYLDWKSKLLEKYNINYLENLPEVFKYGPITKKARTEPLSLYTCLEAFLREEPLVPEDMWYCPQCKEQRQASKKLDLWRLPEVLVIHLKRFSYSRSMKHKVETFVNFPIHDFDLTNYVADKRSSRSQLYELYALTNHYGGMGSGHYTAHIKLLDENKWYNFDDSHISPINEEDVKSAAAYVLFYRRAKSDTSGTSSAGSRRARDKTSYKH